A region of Sandaracinaceae bacterium DNA encodes the following proteins:
- the aceA gene encoding isocitrate lyase encodes MATLPPIERDTDDWSHARWKGVERPYTLEDVKKLRGSLRLSYTLADKGARRLWKAMDEKPFVRSLGALTGGQAVQMVRAGLEAIYCSGWQVAADANTAAQTFPDQSLYPADSVPKLVKRINNALMRADQIDSVDGVDRMDYFAPIVADAEAGFGGPLNAYEMMKNMIDAGAAGVHFEDQLSSEKKCGHLGGKVLVPTSVFMRSLTAARLAADVCGVPTVLIARTDADSAKLLTSDIDERDQPYCTGERSPEGFYYVKTGIESCIARAKSYAPIADLIWMETSTPNLEQAKQFAESVLKDFPNKRLAYNCSPSFNWKKNLDDSTIAKFQKELGAMGYKFQFVTLAGFHMLNYSSFMLAADYNERGMAAYSELQEKEFAAESMGYTATKHQHEVGTGYFDLVTNLVSGGESSTTALTGSTEEEQF; translated from the coding sequence GTGGCAACCCTTCCCCCCATCGAGAGAGACACCGACGACTGGAGCCACGCCCGCTGGAAGGGCGTCGAGCGCCCCTACACGTTGGAAGACGTCAAGAAGCTCCGCGGCTCGCTGCGGCTCAGCTACACGCTCGCCGACAAGGGCGCCCGCCGCCTCTGGAAGGCGATGGACGAGAAGCCGTTCGTGCGCTCCCTCGGCGCGCTGACCGGCGGCCAGGCCGTCCAGATGGTTCGCGCCGGCCTCGAGGCGATCTACTGCTCCGGCTGGCAGGTCGCGGCCGACGCGAACACCGCCGCGCAGACCTTCCCCGACCAGAGCCTCTACCCGGCCGACTCCGTGCCGAAGCTGGTCAAGCGCATCAACAACGCGCTCATGCGCGCCGACCAGATCGACTCCGTCGACGGCGTCGATCGCATGGACTACTTCGCGCCGATCGTCGCGGACGCGGAGGCCGGCTTCGGCGGCCCCCTCAACGCGTACGAGATGATGAAGAACATGATCGACGCGGGCGCGGCCGGCGTGCACTTCGAGGATCAGCTCTCGAGCGAGAAGAAGTGCGGCCACCTCGGCGGCAAGGTCCTCGTCCCGACCAGCGTCTTCATGCGCAGCCTCACCGCGGCGCGCCTCGCGGCCGACGTCTGCGGCGTGCCCACCGTGCTCATCGCGCGGACCGACGCCGACAGCGCCAAGCTCCTCACGAGCGACATCGACGAGCGCGACCAGCCGTACTGCACCGGCGAGCGCAGCCCCGAGGGCTTCTACTACGTCAAGACCGGCATCGAGAGCTGCATCGCCCGCGCGAAGAGCTACGCGCCGATCGCCGACCTCATCTGGATGGAGACCTCCACCCCGAACCTCGAGCAGGCCAAGCAGTTCGCCGAGTCGGTGCTCAAGGACTTCCCGAACAAGCGGCTGGCCTACAACTGCAGCCCGAGCTTCAACTGGAAGAAGAACCTCGACGACTCGACCATCGCCAAGTTCCAGAAGGAGCTCGGCGCGATGGGCTACAAGTTCCAGTTCGTCACCCTCGCCGGCTTCCACATGCTCAACTACTCGAGCTTCATGCTCGCGGCCGACTACAACGAGCGCGGCATGGCGGCGTACTCCGAGCTCCAGGAGAAGGAGTTCGCGGCGGAGTCGATGGGCTACACCGCGACCAAGCACCAGCACGAGGTCGGCACCGGCTACTTCGACCTGGTCACCAACCTGGTCAGCGGCGGCGAGAGCAGCACGACGGCGCTGACGGGCTCGACCGAAGAAGAGCAGTTCTGA
- the aceB gene encoding malate synthase A: MSQLDLPDGVKVLGPVDDAGAQILSREACEFVADLVRTFRDRVHERLKAREARRGQKLDFLAETEDVRAGDWKVAPLPDALLDRRVEITGPVDRKMIINALNSGASCFMADFEDSNAPTWENCLAGQVNLRDAAARTITFHDPRKGKDYALGDEVATLLVRPRGWHLLEKHFLVDDQPAPAGIWDFGFYFFHSAKTLLANGAGPYLYLPKLESHLEARLWNDVFVRAQEKLGVPQGSIKATVLIETLPAAFEMDEILYELRAHSAGLNCGRWDYIFSYIKVNANDPERVCPDRGQVGMTQPFMDAYTTLVIQTCHKRGVHAMGGMAAQIPIKNDEKANAEAIEKVRRDKLREVQKGHDGTWVAHPGLVAIAKEIFDEHMPGKNQIDRTLDAKVTAADLIQAPEGTKSVDALRHNIRVGVQYIEAWLRGNGCVPLYHLMEDAATAEISRTQIWQWLKHGAVLDDGVPVTKERVRAALEAEMDVIRDEIGDERFSQGAFDDAKELFFEVATSDTLIEFLTLPAYERILSAEARS; this comes from the coding sequence ATGAGCCAGCTCGACCTGCCCGATGGGGTAAAAGTGCTCGGGCCCGTCGATGACGCGGGTGCGCAGATCCTGAGCCGCGAGGCGTGCGAATTCGTGGCGGACCTGGTGCGGACCTTCCGGGACCGCGTGCACGAGCGCCTGAAGGCCCGCGAAGCGCGACGAGGACAGAAGCTCGACTTCCTCGCCGAGACGGAGGACGTGCGGGCCGGCGACTGGAAGGTCGCGCCCCTGCCCGACGCGCTCCTCGACCGCCGCGTGGAGATCACGGGTCCCGTCGACCGCAAGATGATCATCAACGCGCTCAACTCGGGCGCGAGCTGCTTCATGGCCGACTTCGAGGACTCGAACGCTCCCACCTGGGAGAACTGCCTCGCCGGTCAGGTCAACCTCCGCGACGCCGCCGCGCGCACGATCACGTTCCACGACCCGCGCAAGGGCAAGGACTACGCGCTCGGCGACGAGGTCGCGACGCTCCTCGTCCGCCCGCGCGGCTGGCACCTCCTCGAGAAGCACTTCCTCGTCGACGACCAGCCCGCCCCGGCGGGGATCTGGGACTTCGGCTTCTACTTCTTCCACAGCGCCAAGACGCTGCTCGCCAACGGCGCGGGGCCGTACTTATACCTGCCGAAGCTCGAGAGCCACCTCGAGGCGCGCCTCTGGAACGACGTGTTCGTGCGCGCCCAGGAGAAGCTCGGCGTGCCGCAGGGCTCCATCAAGGCCACCGTCTTGATCGAGACGCTGCCCGCGGCCTTCGAGATGGACGAGATCCTGTACGAGCTGCGCGCGCACTCGGCGGGCCTGAACTGCGGCCGCTGGGACTACATCTTCAGCTACATCAAGGTCAACGCGAACGACCCCGAGCGGGTCTGTCCGGACCGCGGCCAGGTCGGCATGACCCAGCCCTTCATGGACGCCTACACGACGCTCGTCATCCAGACCTGCCACAAGCGCGGCGTGCACGCGATGGGCGGGATGGCCGCGCAGATCCCGATCAAGAACGACGAGAAGGCCAACGCCGAGGCCATCGAGAAGGTCCGCCGCGACAAGCTCCGCGAGGTCCAGAAGGGCCACGACGGAACGTGGGTCGCGCACCCCGGGCTGGTCGCGATCGCCAAGGAGATCTTCGACGAGCACATGCCCGGCAAGAACCAGATCGACCGGACGCTCGACGCGAAGGTGACGGCGGCGGATCTGATCCAGGCGCCCGAAGGCACGAAGTCGGTCGACGCGCTGCGGCACAATATCCGCGTGGGCGTCCAGTACATCGAGGCGTGGCTACGGGGCAACGGATGTGTCCCGCTCTACCACCTCATGGAGGACGCTGCGACGGCCGAGATCTCGCGCACGCAGATCTGGCAGTGGCTGAAGCACGGCGCCGTGCTCGACGACGGCGTGCCGGTCACGAAGGAGCGCGTCCGCGCCGCCCTCGAGGCCGAGATGGACGTCATCCGTGACGAGATCGGCGACGAGCGATTCTCGCAGGGCGCCTTCGACGACGCGAAGGAGCTCTTCTTCGAGGTCGCGACCAGCGACACCCTCATCGAATTCCTCACCCTACCGGCCTACGAGCGCATCTTGAGCGCCGAGGCCCGCAGCTGA
- a CDS encoding NAD(P)H-binding protein produces MAEQLGFVAGATGLTGRSVVEILRERGLGAIAHVRPDSSRLEAWRSRFEAMGAEVDTTPWDEDALTETLRERAPQLVFALLGTTKRRARRADDPSAETYEAVDYGLTAMLRRAAERCGHRPRFVYLSSMGVKEGTSNAYLAARARIEKELREGALPWTSVRPSFIVGDRDEARAGEAIGSTVADGLLGALGALGARRLRDRYRSITGPELARALVSVGLDPAREDQVVEADALRSTA; encoded by the coding sequence ATGGCGGAGCAACTCGGGTTCGTGGCGGGGGCGACCGGCCTGACGGGTCGCTCGGTGGTCGAGATCCTCCGGGAGCGGGGGCTCGGGGCGATCGCGCACGTGCGCCCGGACTCGTCTCGGCTCGAGGCCTGGCGATCGCGCTTCGAGGCCATGGGCGCGGAGGTCGACACCACGCCGTGGGACGAGGACGCGCTGACCGAGACCCTCCGCGAGCGCGCGCCGCAGCTGGTGTTCGCGCTGCTCGGCACGACGAAGCGACGTGCGCGGCGCGCGGACGATCCGAGCGCGGAGACCTACGAGGCCGTCGACTACGGGCTGACGGCGATGCTGCGTCGGGCGGCGGAGCGCTGCGGCCATCGACCGCGCTTCGTGTACCTGAGCTCGATGGGCGTGAAGGAGGGCACCTCCAACGCGTACCTCGCGGCGCGCGCGCGGATCGAGAAGGAGCTGCGCGAAGGCGCGCTCCCGTGGACCAGCGTGCGGCCGTCTTTCATCGTGGGCGATCGCGACGAGGCGCGCGCGGGCGAGGCGATCGGATCGACGGTCGCGGACGGGCTCCTCGGGGCGCTCGGGGCGCTCGGGGCGCGAAGGCTCCGTGACCGCTACCGGTCCATCACGGGTCCCGAGCTCGCGCGCGCGCTGGTGTCGGTGGGGCTCGATCCGGCCCGGGAGGACCAGGTCGTGGAGGCCGACGCCCTTCGCAGCACCGCTTGA